One Pseudomonas muyukensis DNA segment encodes these proteins:
- the pgl gene encoding 6-phosphogluconolactonase, whose translation MAISELQLPATVKVHELADPKTLAATQAHDVAERLRQAIASKGQACLVLSGGRSPVPFLEKLAGEALDWTRVTVSLADERWVPVAHQDSNAGLLARHLFKGPAAKARFIGLYQPAATLEAAAEQADQVLADLPPIDVLVLGMGDDGHTASLFPASPNLRQGLAKVGERRCLPMLAPSVPHQRLSMTRALLASAGLTLLAVQGAGKLATLRTALAGEDPTEMPIRAFLHDPLDIYWCP comes from the coding sequence ATGGCGATATCTGAACTGCAACTGCCGGCGACCGTGAAGGTTCACGAGCTGGCCGATCCGAAAACCCTGGCGGCGACCCAGGCCCATGATGTGGCCGAGCGCCTGCGCCAGGCGATCGCCAGCAAGGGGCAGGCCTGCTTGGTGCTGTCTGGCGGGCGTAGCCCGGTGCCGTTCCTCGAGAAGCTGGCCGGCGAGGCGCTGGACTGGACCCGGGTCACCGTGAGCCTGGCCGACGAGCGCTGGGTGCCGGTGGCCCACCAAGACAGCAACGCCGGCTTGCTGGCCCGTCACTTGTTCAAGGGGCCGGCGGCCAAGGCTCGCTTTATCGGGCTCTACCAACCTGCCGCGACCCTCGAAGCTGCTGCCGAGCAGGCTGACCAGGTGCTGGCCGACCTGCCGCCGATCGACGTGCTGGTGTTGGGCATGGGCGACGATGGCCATACCGCCTCGCTGTTCCCGGCCAGCCCCAACCTGCGCCAGGGCCTGGCCAAGGTCGGCGAGCGCCGCTGCCTGCCGATGCTGGCGCCCAGTGTGCCGCACCAGCGCCTGAGCATGACCCGCGCGCTGCTGGCCAGTGCCGGCCTGACCCTGTTGGCGGTACAGGGCGCGGGCAAGCTCGCCACCCTGCGCACCGCGCTGGCGGGCGAAGACCCAACCGAAATGCCGATCCGCGCCTTTCTTCACGACCCCCTGGACATCTACTGGTGCCCATGA
- the zwf gene encoding glucose-6-phosphate dehydrogenase, with the protein MAAISVEPCTFALFGALGDLALRKLFPALYQLDRADLLHPDTRLLALAREAGSAQAHLDNIEAHLRLHVPEAEIDAASLGRFLGRLSYLHLDFVEPEGYQALAEQAPSAQPLIAYFATAAAVYGAICENLDRAGLAPRTRVVLEKPIGHDLESSRRVNDAVARFFPENRVYRIDHYLGKETVQNLIALRFANSLFETQWNQNSISHVEITVAEKVGIEGRWGYFDKAGQLRDMIQNHLLQLLCLIAMDPPSDLSADSIRDEKVKVLKALAPITGDGLSTRVVRGQYIAGYSDGKPVPGYLEEDNANAQSDTETFVALRADIRNWRWSGVPFYLRTGKRMPQKLSQIVIHFKETPHYIFAPEQRLQIGNKLIIRLQPDEGISLRVMTKEQGLDKGMQLRSGPLQLNFSDTWRSARIPDAYERLLLEVMRGNQNLFVRKDEIEYAWQWCDQLIAGWKHTGDAPKPYAAGSWGPMSSIALITRDGRAWYGDI; encoded by the coding sequence ATGGCAGCGATCAGTGTCGAACCTTGCACCTTTGCCCTCTTTGGCGCCCTCGGTGACCTGGCATTGCGCAAGCTGTTTCCTGCGCTCTACCAGCTCGACCGTGCCGACCTCCTGCACCCGGACACCCGCCTGCTGGCCCTGGCGCGCGAAGCCGGTAGCGCGCAAGCGCACCTGGACAACATCGAGGCCCATTTGCGCCTGCATGTGCCGGAGGCGGAAATCGACGCTGCCTCCCTGGGCCGTTTCCTCGGGCGCCTGAGCTACCTGCACCTGGACTTCGTCGAGCCCGAGGGCTACCAGGCCCTGGCCGAACAGGCGCCGAGCGCTCAGCCGCTGATCGCCTATTTCGCCACGGCGGCGGCAGTCTATGGCGCTATTTGCGAAAACCTCGACCGTGCAGGCCTGGCGCCGCGCACCCGGGTCGTGCTGGAGAAACCCATCGGCCACGACCTGGAGTCGTCGCGGCGGGTCAACGATGCCGTGGCGCGCTTCTTCCCCGAGAACCGCGTGTACCGCATCGACCACTACCTGGGCAAGGAGACGGTGCAGAACCTGATCGCCCTGCGCTTCGCCAACAGCCTGTTCGAAACCCAGTGGAACCAGAACTCCATCTCCCACGTGGAGATCACCGTCGCCGAGAAGGTCGGCATCGAAGGCCGCTGGGGCTACTTCGACAAGGCCGGCCAGTTGCGCGACATGATCCAGAACCACCTGTTGCAGCTGCTGTGCCTGATCGCCATGGACCCGCCGAGCGACCTGTCGGCCGACAGCATCCGCGACGAGAAGGTCAAGGTGCTCAAGGCACTGGCGCCGATCACCGGCGATGGCCTGAGCACCCGCGTGGTGCGTGGCCAGTACATCGCCGGCTACAGCGACGGCAAGCCGGTGCCGGGCTACCTCGAGGAAGACAACGCCAACGCCCAGAGCGACACCGAGACCTTCGTCGCCCTGCGTGCCGATATTCGCAACTGGCGCTGGTCGGGCGTGCCGTTCTACCTGCGTACCGGCAAGCGCATGCCGCAGAAACTGTCGCAGATCGTCATCCACTTCAAGGAAACCCCGCACTACATCTTCGCCCCGGAGCAGCGCTTGCAGATCGGCAACAAGCTGATCATCCGCCTGCAGCCAGACGAAGGCATCTCGCTGCGGGTGATGACCAAGGAGCAGGGCCTGGACAAGGGCATGCAACTGCGCAGCGGCCCGCTGCAGCTGAATTTTTCCGACACCTGGCGCAGCGCGCGGATTCCGGATGCCTACGAGCGCTTGCTGCTGGAAGTGATGCGCGGCAACCAGAACCTGTTCGTGCGCAAGGACGAGATCGAGTACGCCTGGCAGTGGTGTGACCAGCTGATCGCCGGCTGGAAGCACACCGGCGACGCGCCCAAGCCCTATGCGGCCGGTTCCTGGGGGCCGATGAGCTCGATTGCACTGATCACCCGCGATGGGAGGGCCTGGTATGGCGATATCTGA
- the hexR gene encoding DNA-binding transcriptional regulator HexR yields MRNLLEQIQGRLDELNKAERKVAEVILLNPQQATRFSIAALAQAAKVSEPTVNRFCRSFGVSGYPELKLQLAQSLASGAAYVSRAVEADDDPAAYTQKIFGSAIASLDSACQALDPQQVSRAVDMMIQARQIHFFGLGASAPVALDAQHKFFRFNLAVSAHADVLMQRMLASVAHTGDLFVIISYTGRTRELVEVARLARENGASVLGLTAAGSPLAQACSLSLHIPLPEDTDIYMPMTSRIIQLTVLDVLATGMTLRRGVDFQPHLRKIKESLNASRYPVADDDLS; encoded by the coding sequence GTGCGCAACCTCCTGGAACAGATCCAGGGCCGCCTCGACGAGCTGAACAAGGCCGAGCGCAAAGTCGCCGAAGTCATCCTGCTCAACCCGCAACAGGCCACCCGCTTCAGCATCGCCGCCCTGGCCCAGGCGGCCAAGGTCAGCGAACCGACCGTCAACCGCTTCTGCCGCTCGTTCGGCGTCAGCGGCTACCCCGAGCTCAAGCTGCAACTGGCGCAGAGCCTGGCCAGCGGCGCCGCCTACGTGAGCCGCGCGGTGGAGGCCGACGACGATCCGGCGGCCTATACCCAGAAAATCTTCGGCAGCGCCATCGCCTCGCTGGACAGCGCCTGCCAGGCGCTCGATCCGCAGCAGGTCAGCCGCGCCGTGGACATGATGATCCAGGCCCGGCAGATCCACTTCTTCGGCCTTGGCGCCTCGGCCCCGGTGGCCCTGGACGCCCAGCACAAGTTCTTCCGCTTCAACCTGGCGGTGTCGGCCCATGCCGACGTGCTGATGCAGCGCATGCTGGCCTCGGTGGCGCACACCGGCGACCTGTTCGTGATCATCTCCTACACCGGGCGCACCCGCGAACTGGTCGAGGTGGCGCGCCTGGCGCGGGAAAACGGCGCCTCGGTGCTCGGCCTGACCGCCGCCGGCTCGCCGCTGGCCCAGGCCTGCAGCCTGAGCCTGCACATCCCGCTGCCGGAGGACACCGACATCTACATGCCGATGACCTCGCGGATCATCCAGCTCACCGTGCTCGATGTGCTGGCCACCGGCATGACCCTGCGCCGCGGCGTGGACTTCCAGCCGCACCTGCGCAAGATCAAGGAAAGCCTCAACGCCAGCCGCTATCCGGTCGCCGACGACGACCTCAGCTGA
- a CDS encoding D-hexose-6-phosphate mutarotase: MPEHPLHRFFTSQRPRPTFEWERYQQRDVLIIDHPRCQAVFSRQGGQLLHFQPAGEKPWLWCAEQWPQVGAIRGGVPVCWPWYGRHPSEDLWPAHGWARLLDWKLIDSREDEEGVSLTWRLDLCDWQVDLHARLGASMELSLCTEHQDSEPCQLSHALLAYWRISDVSKIALSGLEDIDGYDRLNRQACREDGALTLKGGCQKVYPGTPRVQLQDPAWQRELCIDTGDSDDTVVWHPGNRPLMGVSGRECQGFVCVEVASGSDEGLSLAPGERAHLRLQAHRLS; the protein is encoded by the coding sequence ATGCCTGAACATCCGCTACATCGCTTTTTCACCTCGCAACGGCCCAGGCCGACCTTCGAGTGGGAGCGTTACCAGCAGCGCGATGTCCTGATCATCGATCACCCTCGGTGCCAGGCGGTGTTCAGCCGCCAGGGCGGGCAGTTGCTGCATTTCCAGCCGGCCGGTGAAAAGCCCTGGCTGTGGTGTGCCGAGCAGTGGCCGCAGGTTGGCGCCATCCGTGGTGGCGTGCCGGTGTGCTGGCCCTGGTACGGTCGCCATCCCAGCGAAGACCTGTGGCCGGCCCATGGCTGGGCGCGGCTGCTGGACTGGAAGCTGATCGACAGCCGCGAGGACGAGGAGGGCGTGAGCCTGACCTGGCGCCTGGACCTGTGCGACTGGCAGGTCGATTTGCACGCCCGCCTGGGCGCGAGCATGGAGCTGAGCCTGTGCACCGAGCACCAGGACAGCGAGCCCTGCCAGCTGAGCCATGCGCTACTGGCCTATTGGCGCATCAGCGACGTGTCGAAGATAGCGCTGTCTGGGCTCGAGGACATCGACGGCTATGATCGCCTCAATCGCCAGGCCTGCCGCGAAGACGGCGCGCTGACGCTCAAGGGCGGCTGCCAGAAGGTCTACCCGGGCACGCCGCGCGTGCAGTTGCAGGATCCGGCCTGGCAGCGTGAGCTGTGCATCGATACCGGTGACAGCGACGACACCGTGGTCTGGCACCCGGGCAACCGGCCATTGATGGGCGTGAGCGGGCGCGAGTGCCAGGGGTTCGTCTGCGTCGAAGTCGCCAGTGGCAGCGACGAGGGCCTGAGCCTGGCCCCGGGCGAGCGGGCGCACCTGCGCTTGCAGGCGCACCGGCTCAGCTGA